A single region of the Flavobacteriales bacterium genome encodes:
- a CDS encoding acetaldehyde dehydrogenase (acetylating) has translation MKAKAAIIGSGNIGTDLMIKIMRNSNVLEMGVMVGIDPDSDGLARAKRMGVATTHEGVDGLIAMPEWSEIEVIFDATSAKAHLYNFDKIKKFPNKKVVDLTPAAIGPFVIPAVTFNSKISGQQKFEYPFDTGINMVTCGGQATIPMVAAVNKVAKVHYGEIVASIASKSAGPGTRANIDEFTETTAHAIEKVGGAAKGKAIIILNPAEPPLVMRDTVFTLSEQADKEEVRKSIHEMVAEVQKYVPGYELHQEVQFDDILPGNPVFIEGIGHVSGLKTTVLLKVVGAGHYLPTYAGNLDIMTSAALAVGERICGFT, from the coding sequence ATGAAGGCAAAAGCAGCAATTATTGGTTCGGGAAATATTGGCACTGATTTGATGATAAAAATTATGCGAAACTCCAACGTGCTCGAAATGGGCGTGATGGTGGGCATAGACCCCGACTCAGACGGACTGGCTCGAGCGAAACGCATGGGGGTGGCCACCACACATGAAGGTGTGGACGGACTGATTGCCATGCCCGAATGGAGCGAAATTGAAGTAATTTTTGACGCCACCTCTGCCAAGGCTCATTTGTATAACTTTGATAAAATCAAAAAATTCCCCAACAAAAAAGTGGTTGATTTAACCCCTGCAGCCATTGGCCCATTTGTTATTCCGGCGGTAACTTTTAACTCCAAAATTTCCGGTCAACAAAAATTTGAATACCCGTTTGATACCGGAATAAATATGGTGACATGCGGCGGACAGGCTACCATACCCATGGTAGCGGCAGTAAATAAAGTGGCCAAAGTGCATTATGGCGAAATTGTTGCCTCCATAGCCAGCAAGTCTGCCGGGCCAGGCACTCGGGCAAACATTGACGAATTTACCGAAACAACGGCACATGCCATTGAAAAAGTGGGTGGGGCTGCTAAAGGGAAAGCCATCATAATTTTAAATCCTGCCGAGCCGCCATTGGTAATGCGAGATACTGTTTTTACGCTAAGCGAGCAAGCCGATAAAGAAGAAGTGCGAAAAAGCATTCATGAAATGGTGGCCGAAGTGCAAAAATATGTACCGGGCTATGAGTTGCACCAAGAGGTTCAGTTTGACGACATTTTGCCGGGGAACCCCGTTTTTATTGAAGGCATTGGACATGTGAGTGGACTAAAAACTACCGTTTTGCTAAAAGTGGTAGGTGCAGGCCACTATTTGCCGACATACGCCGGAAATCTTGATATTATGACCAGTGCTGCACTGGCTGTGGGCGAGAGGATTTGTGGGTTTACCTAA
- the uvrB gene encoding excinuclease ABC subunit UvrB, which produces MAFKLTSEFEPKGDQPEAIKQLISGLSDGFKAQTLLGVTGSGKTFTMANVIQQVQRPTLIISHNKTLVAQLYGEFKQFFPENAVEYFVSYYDYYQPEAFIPTTNTYIEKDLQINEEIEKLRLSATSSLLSGRRDVIVLASVSCIYGAGNPGDFETSIIRLERGQKMSRNTLLYALVESLYSRTTADFKRGTFRVKGDNVDVFLAYDDRALRVTFFGNEVEELSLIDPISGRTEEELDTAAIFPANLWVTPRERLNHAIKQIQDDMVKQVEYFKANEKPLEAKRIEERTTYDLEMIRELGYCSGIENYSRYMDDRLPGTRPFCLIDYFPKDFLMIIDESHVTLPQVRAMYGGDRSRKMNLVDYGFRLPAAMDNRPLKFDEFENLINQVIYVSATPGDYEMIQSEGVVVEQLIRPTGLLDPVIEVRPCFNQVDDLLDEIDNEVKKGSRVLVTTLTKRMAEELDKYLKRLNINSAYIHSEVKTLDRVEILRDLRMGVYDVLVGVNLLREGLDLPEVTLVAILDADKEGFLRSHRSLTQTIGRAARNQDGRVIMYADNMTDSMKKTIDENNRRREIQVAHNAAHGIVPTTVKKSKESILEQTSVADRKANKETKPYLQNEQVSLAADPVYKYMTKDQIKAAIGQNKKLMQKAAKELDFIEAARFRDEIARLEKML; this is translated from the coding sequence ATGGCGTTTAAACTTACATCCGAATTTGAACCGAAAGGCGATCAGCCGGAAGCGATAAAGCAACTGATATCAGGACTCAGCGATGGATTTAAGGCTCAAACTTTGTTGGGTGTTACAGGTAGTGGAAAAACATTTACCATGGCCAATGTTATTCAGCAAGTGCAACGCCCAACGCTTATTATTAGCCATAACAAAACGCTTGTTGCCCAGCTTTATGGCGAGTTTAAACAGTTTTTTCCGGAAAATGCCGTAGAATATTTTGTGTCGTATTACGACTATTATCAGCCAGAGGCATTTATACCCACCACCAACACCTATATTGAAAAAGACCTTCAGATAAACGAAGAAATTGAAAAACTACGATTAAGTGCCACCTCTTCGTTGTTGAGTGGGCGGAGAGATGTTATTGTGTTAGCTTCGGTTAGTTGTATCTATGGTGCCGGAAATCCGGGCGATTTTGAAACTAGTATAATCCGACTTGAACGTGGCCAAAAAATGAGTCGTAATACATTGCTTTATGCCTTGGTTGAAAGTTTATATAGCCGCACCACGGCCGATTTTAAACGAGGCACGTTTCGGGTAAAAGGAGATAATGTGGATGTATTTCTGGCCTATGACGACAGAGCATTGCGAGTAACATTTTTCGGGAATGAGGTAGAAGAACTCTCACTTATCGACCCCATTTCGGGCAGAACAGAAGAAGAATTGGACACCGCAGCCATTTTTCCCGCCAATCTGTGGGTAACGCCGAGAGAGCGGCTCAATCATGCCATCAAACAAATACAAGATGACATGGTGAAACAAGTAGAATATTTTAAAGCAAATGAAAAACCGCTGGAGGCCAAACGTATTGAGGAACGAACTACATACGATTTAGAAATGATACGGGAATTGGGTTATTGCAGCGGAATTGAGAATTACAGTCGCTACATGGACGACCGTTTGCCCGGCACAAGACCCTTTTGTTTGATAGATTATTTCCCCAAAGACTTTTTGATGATAATTGACGAAAGCCATGTAACACTACCTCAAGTTAGAGCCATGTATGGCGGCGATAGGTCGAGAAAAATGAATTTGGTGGACTACGGCTTCCGACTTCCTGCTGCCATGGACAACCGACCGTTGAAGTTTGATGAATTCGAAAATTTGATAAATCAAGTAATATATGTCAGTGCCACACCCGGCGATTATGAAATGATTCAATCAGAAGGGGTTGTGGTGGAGCAATTGATTCGTCCAACAGGATTGCTTGACCCTGTCATTGAAGTTCGCCCATGTTTTAATCAAGTAGATGATTTGCTTGACGAAATTGACAACGAGGTTAAAAAAGGTTCGCGAGTGTTGGTAACAACTCTAACCAAACGCATGGCCGAAGAGTTAGACAAATATTTAAAACGACTGAATATTAACAGTGCCTACATACACTCAGAAGTAAAAACGCTGGACAGGGTAGAAATATTGAGAGACCTACGAATGGGTGTGTATGATGTGCTGGTGGGCGTAAACCTATTGAGAGAAGGCTTGGATTTGCCCGAGGTAACGTTGGTAGCTATTTTAGATGCCGACAAGGAAGGTTTTTTGCGTTCGCATCGGTCGCTTACCCAAACCATTGGTCGGGCAGCACGAAACCAAGACGGACGGGTAATAATGTATGCCGACAACATGACTGACTCTATGAAAAAAACCATAGACGAAAATAACCGAAGACGAGAAATTCAGGTGGCACACAATGCCGCCCATGGCATTGTGCCAACCACGGTTAAAAAATCGAAAGAATCTATTTTAGAACAAACCTCTGTGGCCGACCGCAAGGCAAACAAAGAAACAAAACCTTATTTGCAGAATGAGCAGGTAAGTCTGGCTGCCGACCCCGTGTATAAATACATGACCAAAGATCAAATAAAAGCAGCCATTGGCCAAAACAAAAAACTTATGCAAAAAGCTGCAAAAGAACTTGACTTTATTGAGGCAGCCCGATTTAGAGACGAAATTGCCCGATTAGAAAAAATGCTCTAA
- a CDS encoding OmpA family protein has product MNRKLLFSFGVMAVLTAISFTSNAQNASNKFGIEINGGIREYGGDRQVQYFLAVKPNYQAIGGSLGYKINKSFDGLLFGSVGDLGARVGAFPRQGFTAHISDVMFGLRYKFANDKFMSELSRIKPYLQAGYGGMKSISKIYHDHEGYSPNYINNRVWYAAHWAAGGGVRIELIKNIDLSLQMLYNYSYDDNYDGYPFSLSRVKLNATHDAYLYSSAGFVYNFVKDVYVPKQEEEVPKEIIARVELAAKNIHFETASSTIKTESYPDLDTIVEILLDNPTLQASVEGHTDNVGDDAANQVLSQKRADAVKAYLIGKGVDAARITATGYGETVPVATNDTPEGRALNRRVEVRLSYKK; this is encoded by the coding sequence ATGAATAGAAAATTACTTTTTTCTTTTGGCGTAATGGCGGTTTTAACTGCAATTTCTTTTACTTCAAACGCTCAGAATGCAAGCAATAAGTTTGGTATCGAGATAAACGGTGGGATTAGAGAATATGGTGGAGACAGACAAGTTCAATACTTTTTAGCCGTTAAGCCCAATTATCAAGCCATCGGCGGTTCGTTGGGATATAAAATTAACAAAAGTTTTGATGGGCTTCTTTTTGGTTCGGTTGGTGATTTAGGAGCTCGTGTTGGAGCTTTTCCACGTCAAGGATTTACTGCTCATATTTCGGATGTGATGTTTGGTTTGAGATACAAATTTGCAAACGATAAATTTATGAGCGAATTGTCAAGAATAAAACCATATCTTCAAGCTGGTTATGGTGGTATGAAGTCTATTTCAAAAATCTATCACGACCACGAAGGGTATTCGCCCAACTATATAAACAATCGTGTATGGTATGCCGCACATTGGGCTGCCGGAGGTGGTGTAAGAATTGAGTTGATAAAAAATATTGACTTGTCGTTGCAAATGTTATACAACTACTCTTACGACGATAACTACGATGGGTATCCTTTCTCTTTGAGCCGTGTTAAATTGAATGCAACACACGATGCTTATTTGTATTCTTCTGCCGGGTTTGTTTATAACTTTGTTAAGGATGTGTATGTACCCAAACAAGAGGAAGAAGTTCCAAAAGAAATTATTGCTCGTGTTGAATTGGCTGCTAAAAATATTCACTTCGAAACAGCAAGTTCTACAATCAAAACCGAGAGCTATCCTGATTTGGATACCATTGTTGAGATATTGCTTGATAACCCAACCTTGCAAGCAAGTGTAGAAGGACATACGGATAATGTAGGCGATGATGCTGCCAATCAGGTGTTGAGTCAAAAGCGTGCTGATGCTGTAAAAGCATATTTGATTGGAAAAGGTGTTGATGCAGCTCGTATTACTGCCACCGGATATGGCGAAACGGTTCCGGTTGCCACCAACGATACTCCAGAAGGAAGAGCTTTGAACAGAAGGGTTGAGGTTCGACTTTCATACAAGAAATAA
- a CDS encoding SPASM domain-containing protein gives MKAQLLDIINYLKVLSTKKLINAFRILGSYYVSRLTKKNKHRGLPIAISIEPTTSCNLRCPQCPSGLRQFTRETGMLQPDLNKTIIDQLKKTLTYITYYFQGEPYLNPDFLEMVNYASQSNIYTATSTNAHYLTPENCKKTITSGLKRLTISIDGTSQDTYGKYRIGGNIEKVLEGTKNIVQAKKEAGRGPYIIWQFIVFSHNTHQIDEIKKLAKQYGVDKLAIKTAQVYDFENDTNLIPTESGFKYARYKMENGKMKIKSKLLNHCWRLWHNCVITWDGKVVPCCFDKDAKHQFGDINLAQFKSIWQSAEYSSFRLLILKSRRNIDICRNCTEGTSIWA, from the coding sequence GTGAAGGCTCAGTTGCTCGACATTATTAATTACCTAAAGGTTTTGTCAACCAAAAAGTTGATAAATGCTTTTCGCATATTAGGTAGCTATTATGTCTCCCGACTTACCAAAAAAAATAAACACCGAGGCTTGCCCATTGCCATTAGCATTGAACCTACCACTTCCTGCAATTTGCGTTGCCCACAATGCCCAAGTGGGTTAAGACAATTTACCCGAGAAACGGGAATGTTGCAGCCCGATTTGAACAAAACTATTATCGACCAACTAAAAAAAACACTTACCTATATTACCTATTATTTTCAGGGCGAGCCTTATTTGAACCCTGATTTTTTGGAAATGGTTAATTACGCTTCACAAAGCAATATCTACACCGCCACCAGCACCAATGCCCACTACCTCACTCCGGAAAATTGCAAAAAAACGATAACTTCCGGGTTAAAGCGTTTGACCATTTCTATCGATGGCACCTCGCAGGATACCTACGGAAAGTATCGGATTGGAGGCAATATTGAGAAGGTGTTGGAAGGTACAAAAAATATTGTACAAGCCAAGAAAGAAGCGGGGAGGGGGCCATACATTATTTGGCAGTTTATCGTGTTTAGTCACAATACCCATCAAATAGATGAAATTAAAAAACTGGCAAAACAATACGGAGTTGATAAACTGGCCATAAAAACTGCTCAAGTATATGATTTTGAAAATGACACAAACTTAATTCCAACAGAATCAGGGTTTAAATATGCTCGATACAAAATGGAAAACGGCAAAATGAAAATAAAAAGTAAACTGCTAAACCATTGTTGGCGGCTTTGGCACAATTGCGTCATAACGTGGGATGGAAAAGTGGTACCTTGCTGTTTTGATAAAGATGCTAAGCACCAATTTGGCGATATAAATTTGGCTCAATTCAAATCAATATGGCAAAGTGCGGAGTACAGCTCATTTCGGTTGCTTATACTCAAGTCTCGGCGAAATATAGACATCTGTCGCAATTGTACCGAAGGAACAAGTATTTGGGCATAA
- a CDS encoding DUF2007 domain-containing protein — translation MQNPTLLKKYFTSIEAHNAKNMLETNGIEAFVLGETATITYNFFTPTDGGIRLMVDEVDMELAQKLLKL, via the coding sequence ATGCAAAACCCCACCTTACTCAAAAAATACTTTACCAGTATTGAGGCACATAATGCCAAAAATATGTTAGAAACGAATGGTATTGAGGCTTTTGTGCTTGGCGAAACGGCCACTATTACCTATAATTTTTTTACACCGACTGATGGCGGAATCCGACTGATGGTGGATGAGGTTGACATGGAGTTGGCTCAAAAATTACTAAAATTATAG